From the genome of Phytohabitans rumicis, one region includes:
- a CDS encoding carbohydrate ABC transporter permease codes for MTYAPSDTAPAAQGRAEPSLAPRRPRQRKIGQGGWWPFIVPAFALVAAFFTVPFLLNLRFAFTDWSGYSDVISFNGLENFRALISQDILWQAIKVTLLYAVLAMIIQNLFSLSMALVLQRSNRVNGFFRSFFFLPVLVAPVAAGYIWGAILAPQGPLNSFISLFVGGFDYAWLGHGTSALVSLAFVDAWKWSGLITLVYIAGLNNIPESLTEAATVDGANAWQRFWRIRFRLLAPAFTFTVVVTMLGAINAFDLVAATTRGGPGTATMVLNIAMFNQYGSGFFGMASSLSLVVTVLVIVLGLPLIAYLRRREVEA; via the coding sequence ATGACGTACGCGCCGAGTGACACCGCGCCGGCGGCGCAAGGCAGGGCCGAGCCCTCCCTTGCGCCGCGGCGCCCGCGTCAGCGAAAAATCGGACAGGGCGGATGGTGGCCGTTCATCGTCCCGGCCTTCGCCCTCGTGGCCGCCTTCTTCACCGTGCCGTTCCTGCTCAACCTCCGGTTCGCGTTCACCGACTGGAGCGGGTACTCGGACGTCATCTCCTTCAACGGACTGGAGAACTTCCGAGCCCTCATCAGCCAGGACATCCTGTGGCAGGCCATCAAGGTCACGCTCCTGTACGCGGTGCTGGCCATGATCATCCAAAACCTGTTCAGTCTCTCCATGGCGCTGGTGTTGCAGCGCTCCAACAGAGTGAACGGGTTCTTTCGATCGTTCTTCTTCCTTCCCGTGCTCGTCGCTCCGGTGGCCGCTGGCTACATCTGGGGCGCCATCCTCGCACCACAGGGGCCACTGAACAGCTTCATCTCGCTTTTCGTCGGCGGGTTCGACTACGCCTGGCTGGGGCACGGGACCAGCGCGCTGGTCAGCCTGGCGTTCGTCGACGCGTGGAAGTGGAGCGGTCTGATCACCTTGGTCTACATCGCCGGGCTCAACAACATCCCCGAGTCGCTCACCGAGGCGGCGACGGTCGACGGCGCGAACGCGTGGCAGCGATTCTGGCGCATCCGGTTTCGGCTCCTGGCGCCCGCGTTCACCTTCACCGTGGTCGTCACGATGCTCGGCGCCATCAACGCCTTCGACCTCGTCGCCGCGACGACCCGCGGCGGTCCCGGCACCGCGACCATGGTGCTCAACATCGCGATGTTCAACCAATACGGCAGCGGCTTCTTCGGGATGGCGAGTTCGCTCAGCCTCGTCGTGACGGTCCTCGTCATCGTGCTCGGG
- a CDS encoding ABC transporter substrate-binding protein, translated as MKRFRYAVAVAAAAVLALTACSANNDTGGGDSGVAADGTATVKAKELTVWTSTGDQPYVREAYKNFEQKFGVKVNLVEITADGLENQVQTKWASGDRPDLLEYHATALFWALNPAKNMIEMSNMPYVQRSGELYKTAGSLDGKIYAAITVGPGLFGMYYNKKVLADAGLSAPKTYADLENICTTLKQKAPGVATIYEAGGSQWPTQIQILMNLAGAEKSQNYSGELLTKKATLDDPAGPFVAALTQYKKLQSMGCFNKDATTAKSEPSFKALADGKAAFLPQSTSSLPQLTAVYGDDLAKASAAIGWASPSASSTTSAWSPSFNGTWYVPKTGNADRESTALAFIQWITTDGYQDYLTSTKRFPALTGATATTPTGINQEFWNAYEADKALAVNANLVGFSAQFPTLMSGLLSGQYTPEQAAKLAQEALAQGAKSAHVTGW; from the coding sequence ATGAAACGATTCAGGTATGCGGTGGCCGTTGCGGCCGCTGCCGTCCTTGCCCTCACGGCTTGCTCGGCGAACAACGACACTGGCGGCGGGGACAGCGGGGTGGCGGCCGACGGGACGGCCACGGTCAAGGCGAAGGAGCTGACCGTCTGGACGAGCACCGGTGATCAGCCCTACGTTCGCGAGGCGTACAAGAACTTCGAGCAGAAGTTCGGCGTCAAGGTGAACCTCGTCGAGATCACCGCGGACGGCCTGGAAAACCAGGTGCAGACCAAGTGGGCCAGCGGCGACCGGCCGGACCTGTTGGAGTACCACGCGACAGCGCTGTTCTGGGCGCTCAACCCGGCGAAGAACATGATCGAGATGTCGAACATGCCGTACGTCCAGCGGTCCGGGGAGCTCTACAAGACCGCGGGCTCGCTCGACGGCAAGATCTACGCCGCGATCACCGTCGGTCCGGGGTTGTTCGGCATGTACTACAACAAGAAGGTGCTGGCGGACGCCGGACTCAGCGCGCCAAAGACCTACGCCGACCTGGAAAACATCTGCACCACGCTCAAGCAGAAGGCGCCCGGCGTCGCCACGATCTACGAGGCCGGTGGGTCCCAGTGGCCGACGCAGATCCAGATCCTCATGAACCTCGCCGGCGCCGAAAAGAGCCAGAACTACTCCGGAGAGTTGCTCACCAAGAAGGCGACCCTGGACGACCCCGCGGGACCGTTCGTCGCGGCGCTCACCCAGTACAAGAAGCTCCAGTCGATGGGCTGCTTCAACAAGGACGCGACCACCGCCAAGTCCGAGCCGTCCTTCAAGGCGCTCGCCGACGGCAAGGCGGCGTTCCTCCCGCAGTCCACCAGCTCGCTTCCGCAGCTGACCGCGGTGTACGGCGACGATCTCGCCAAGGCCAGCGCCGCGATCGGATGGGCGTCGCCGTCGGCGAGCAGCACGACGTCCGCCTGGTCGCCGTCCTTCAACGGCACCTGGTACGTGCCGAAGACCGGCAACGCCGACCGCGAAAGCACCGCGCTGGCCTTCATCCAGTGGATCACCACGGACGGGTACCAGGACTATCTGACCTCGACGAAGCGGTTTCCGGCGTTGACCGGCGCCACGGCCACGACACCGACGGGCATCAACCAGGAGTTCTGGAACGCCTACGAGGCAGACAAGGCACTCGCCGTCAACGCCAACCTCGTCGGCTTCAGCGCCCAGTTCCCTACCTTGATGTCGGGCCTGCTCAGCGGGCAGTACACGCCCGAGCAGGCCGCCAAGCTCGCCCAGGAAGCACTGGCGCAAGGGGCGAAATCGGCACACGTGACGGGCTGGTAG
- a CDS encoding LacI family DNA-binding transcriptional regulator: MAGVSVASVSRALSGKPGVSAATRSVIARLAREHGFTGNQPARALSTGQTGRIAVTLPRIEAEYFARILAGAAQVIHDAGLSLVLETTQHEGDRQTDAIREFVRTGVDGALLLLPARSNWEISALYDSGFKFVIIDPTDQVTAPMPWVTATNAMGARHAIEHLLALGHHRIAIITGESHFFSTRERLHGTREALEQAGIGLDQSLVRVSGYTESAGGYEAALDLMRQPDPPTAIFAFNDRLAFGALQAAHTLKLPVPDALSIVGFDDVDAAKLISPSLTTVRQPLSEMGSTAATMLIQLINGQNPRGMHIQLATDLIVRQSTAAPKAARP; encoded by the coding sequence ATGGCTGGGGTGTCGGTGGCCTCGGTGTCCCGCGCGTTGAGCGGGAAGCCCGGTGTGTCCGCCGCCACCCGATCCGTCATCGCCCGGCTCGCTCGCGAGCACGGCTTCACCGGCAACCAGCCAGCGCGAGCGCTCTCGACCGGCCAGACCGGACGCATCGCGGTAACCCTGCCCCGCATCGAGGCCGAGTACTTCGCTCGGATCCTGGCCGGTGCCGCGCAGGTGATCCATGACGCCGGGCTGAGCCTCGTCCTGGAGACGACCCAGCACGAGGGAGACCGCCAAACCGACGCCATCCGCGAGTTCGTGCGGACAGGGGTCGACGGCGCTCTCCTGCTCCTGCCGGCGCGGTCCAACTGGGAGATATCCGCCCTCTACGACAGCGGCTTCAAATTCGTGATCATCGACCCGACCGACCAGGTGACGGCTCCCATGCCATGGGTCACGGCGACCAACGCGATGGGAGCCCGCCACGCCATCGAGCACCTCCTCGCACTGGGCCACCACCGGATCGCGATCATCACCGGTGAGTCCCACTTCTTCAGCACCAGGGAGCGGTTGCACGGTACCCGGGAAGCACTCGAACAAGCCGGGATCGGTCTCGACCAGAGCCTCGTACGGGTGAGCGGATACACCGAATCGGCCGGAGGCTACGAAGCGGCGCTCGACCTCATGCGCCAGCCGGACCCGCCCACCGCCATCTTCGCGTTCAACGACCGGCTCGCTTTCGGGGCGCTCCAAGCCGCGCACACGCTCAAGCTTCCGGTGCCGGACGCATTGTCCATCGTCGGTTTCGACGACGTCGACGCCGCCAAGCTGATCTCCCCCAGCCTCACGACCGTACGCCAGCCCCTTTCGGAGATGGGCTCGACAGCGGCCACGATGCTCATCCAGCTCATCAACGGCCAAAACCCACGCGGCATGCACATTCAGCTGGCGACCGACCTGATCGTGCGCCAGTCCACGGCCGCGCCCAAAGCAGCAAGACCCTGA
- a CDS encoding rhodanese-like domain-containing protein, whose amino-acid sequence MTALITRDELKAAIGAGTVTVVDALGGEYHAKQHLPGAIALPPAEVDAQASALLPDRDAAIVTYCSNPACPNSGQVADRLTALGYTNVRKYREGIEDWTAAGLPTESL is encoded by the coding sequence ATGACCGCACTGATCACCCGAGACGAACTGAAGGCGGCGATCGGCGCCGGGACCGTCACCGTTGTCGACGCGCTGGGCGGCGAGTACCACGCCAAGCAGCACCTGCCCGGCGCCATCGCCCTGCCCCCTGCCGAGGTGGACGCGCAAGCCTCGGCCCTGCTGCCGGACCGCGACGCCGCGATCGTCACGTACTGCTCCAACCCGGCCTGCCCTAACAGCGGACAGGTCGCCGACCGGCTCACCGCCCTTGGCTACACCAACGTCCGCAAGTATCGCGAGGGCATCGAGGACTGGACTGCCGCCGGCCTGCCCACCGAATCCCTCTGA
- a CDS encoding TetR/AcrR family transcriptional regulator, whose amino-acid sequence MPLELLRSPPPKERADAARNRAAVLDAAARLFAEHGVATVSMDEIAATAGVGKGTLFRRFGDKAGLAAALLDTRERVLQEAILHGPPPLGPGAPPAQRLTAFLDAYLDYLLEHLDLVRMSETAAPGARYRIGAYRFWHRHLAILLAGVPDPDHAAHVLLAALAAEHMAALLPELGEPRIRAGLRRIAGQLR is encoded by the coding sequence ATGCCTCTGGAACTGCTCCGTAGCCCGCCGCCCAAGGAACGAGCGGACGCCGCGCGCAACCGGGCGGCCGTACTCGACGCGGCCGCCCGGCTCTTCGCCGAGCACGGTGTGGCCACGGTCTCCATGGACGAGATCGCGGCCACTGCCGGGGTAGGCAAGGGCACGTTGTTCCGCCGCTTCGGAGACAAGGCCGGGTTAGCCGCTGCGCTGCTCGACACGCGCGAGCGGGTGCTGCAGGAGGCCATCCTGCACGGACCGCCGCCACTCGGCCCCGGGGCGCCCCCGGCCCAACGGCTCACCGCATTCCTCGACGCCTATTTGGACTACCTACTGGAGCACCTGGACCTGGTACGGATGTCGGAGACCGCCGCACCCGGCGCCCGCTACCGGATCGGGGCCTACCGATTCTGGCACCGGCACCTGGCGATCCTGCTGGCCGGCGTACCCGACCCGGATCATGCCGCACACGTTCTCCTGGCCGCCCTGGCCGCCGAACACATGGCCGCGCTGCTACCTGAACTCGGCGAGCCGCGGATCCGCGCCGGGCTGCGCCGAATCGCCGGTCAACTGCGGTGA